The following coding sequences lie in one bacterium genomic window:
- the phnE gene encoding phosphonate ABC transporter, permease protein PhnE, which translates to MSEGSPKTAWKRALEPLQVFLIDAVLIWLGILMIEFLLIAFSGRRSPTGFLLLAEEILDLLHYGRATLGAAVAALLWGRAKGVVTVSPGNALIHGTETEGPPWTRTCRGWFAFLLAEVTFFTGWLITEVQLVQFLTQFNKAQDIVRGLLNPSSTVLHQGMVLLVQTIFLAFMATAFAIPVAFVFSFMAARNLTRGTFWSRTIYTLTRTAMNLTRAVEPLVWALIFISWVGIGPFAGVLALWVHSIAALTKLYSEQIENIDTGPVDAITATGGSMLQVMRYGVVPQVIPPFLSFTIYRWDINVRMSTIIGFVGGGGIGYILKPRVDLGQWGEVGTLVLLIAVTVWGMDILSAKIRERIV; encoded by the coding sequence ATGAGCGAAGGTAGCCCGAAAACGGCTTGGAAGAGAGCACTCGAGCCGCTTCAGGTCTTTCTGATCGATGCGGTTTTGATTTGGCTCGGCATCTTGATGATCGAGTTCCTGCTGATCGCGTTCTCGGGGCGGCGCAGCCCGACGGGTTTCCTGCTTCTGGCCGAGGAGATCCTGGATCTGTTGCACTACGGCCGCGCCACATTGGGCGCCGCGGTTGCGGCTCTTCTGTGGGGCAGGGCAAAGGGTGTGGTCACGGTCTCGCCCGGAAACGCGCTGATTCATGGCACCGAGACCGAGGGGCCGCCGTGGACGCGTACCTGTCGAGGCTGGTTCGCTTTCCTGCTCGCCGAGGTGACGTTCTTCACCGGTTGGCTGATCACCGAGGTCCAGCTGGTACAGTTTCTGACTCAGTTCAACAAGGCGCAGGACATCGTCCGAGGGCTGCTCAACCCGTCGTCGACGGTGCTTCATCAGGGCATGGTGCTACTGGTGCAGACGATTTTCCTGGCCTTTATGGCGACGGCGTTCGCGATTCCGGTAGCTTTCGTGTTCTCGTTCATGGCGGCTCGCAATCTGACCAGGGGCACTTTCTGGTCGCGGACGATCTATACGCTCACCCGCACGGCGATGAACCTGACCCGCGCGGTCGAGCCTCTGGTTTGGGCCCTGATCTTCATCTCCTGGGTCGGCATCGGACCGTTCGCGGGCGTTCTGGCTCTCTGGGTTCACTCGATCGCGGCGCTGACCAAGCTCTATTCCGAGCAGATCGAGAACATCGACACCGGACCGGTAGACGCGATCACGGCCACCGGAGGCTCAATGCTGCAGGTGATGCGCTACGGCGTGGTGCCGCAGGTCATTCCACCGTTCCTGTCTTTCACGATCTACCGCTGGGACATCAATGTCCGGATGTCGACCATCATCGGCTTCGTCGGTGGCGGCGGCATCGGCTACATCCTGAAGCCGAGGGTCGACCTCGGGCAGTGGGGCGAGGTCGGCACGCTGGTGCTTCTGATCGCGGTGACCGTCTGGGGCATGGACATCCTGTCGGCCAAGATCCGCGAGCGAATCGTCTAG
- the phnC gene encoding phosphonate ABC transporter ATP-binding protein — MGDNNIAVRVENVTKVFPGPVRALEDVSLEVEQGEFLVVIGLSGSGKSTLLRCINRLHDPTEGRIWVFGDEMTGARGTELRKLRASIGMIFQQFNLVKRHTVMANVLSGALGRTSLLRSLTMRYSDEERRRAQACLDRVGLGDRGGSRADALSGGQQQRVAVARALMQDPKLFLADEPVASLDPALRHSVMRHLEVLNREEGLTVVCTLHDVDLIQRYATRLMALRDGKLVYEGDPQGFNAQTFKDIYGEEAEPATGLAVEA; from the coding sequence GTGGGCGACAACAACATCGCGGTTCGGGTCGAGAACGTCACCAAGGTCTTTCCGGGTCCGGTGCGCGCGCTCGAGGACGTGTCGCTCGAGGTCGAGCAGGGCGAGTTTCTGGTGGTAATCGGCCTATCGGGCTCAGGTAAGTCGACCCTGTTGCGCTGCATCAACCGGCTCCACGACCCGACCGAGGGTCGGATCTGGGTCTTCGGAGACGAGATGACCGGCGCCAGGGGGACCGAGCTCAGGAAGCTGCGGGCTAGCATCGGCATGATTTTCCAGCAGTTCAACCTGGTGAAGCGCCACACGGTGATGGCGAATGTGCTCTCGGGAGCGTTGGGCCGAACCTCGCTGCTGCGCAGCCTGACCATGCGCTACTCGGACGAAGAGCGGCGGCGGGCCCAGGCATGCCTGGACCGGGTCGGCCTGGGCGACCGCGGGGGTAGCCGCGCCGACGCTCTCTCGGGTGGCCAGCAGCAGCGGGTGGCCGTGGCCAGGGCTCTCATGCAGGACCCGAAGCTGTTTCTCGCCGACGAGCCTGTCGCTTCCCTCGATCCGGCCCTCCGGCACTCGGTCATGCGCCATCTCGAGGTCCTGAATCGCGAAGAGGGGCTGACCGTGGTGTGCACTCTTCACGACGTGGATCTGATCCAGCGGTATGCGACCCGTTTGATGGCGCTGCGTGACGGCAAGCTGGTCTACGAGGGTGATCCTCAAGGCTTCAACGCCCAGACCTTCAAGGATATCTACGGTGAGGAAGCCGAGCCCGCGACGGGGTTGGCGGTGGAGGCATGA